One Amaranthus tricolor cultivar Red isolate AtriRed21 chromosome 10, ASM2621246v1, whole genome shotgun sequence genomic window carries:
- the LOC130825170 gene encoding zinc finger CCCH domain-containing protein 32 isoform X1 has protein sequence MEQEGTHSDPSPDWETHGPQSELQESMWKLGLEDSSSFSPYPERPGEPDCIYFLRTGFCGYGDRCRFNHPRDRSISMVVGSGRDGGGDYPERAGQPICQYYLRTGSCKFGTSCKYHHPRQGASPVNQFALNVLGYPLRPGEKECTYYIKTGQCKFGMTCKFHHPAPSNVPVPTATPPTPLTTPAIYSTPTAVPQPYGMVTGNWPVPRPSMVPGSYIQGPYGPMLFSSGVAPFPGWGPYTGTTPMTTPNTQSVGAGQFYGLMPPSPSAPAYAGRYQVISSTASNVSKEHSYPQRPGQPECQHYLKTGDCKFGSSCKYHHPAEWGAPETCSTLSPMGLPLRPGTPTCNYYAQHGVCKFGPTCKFDHPMGTLSYSPSTSSLSDMPVAPYPVGSSVGTLAPSSSSSDLHAEVMSGSNKESATTLSSSVGIANGSVGSILSKSGSTQSGLQHSGQSSASATSSSSKRGTGDGRAPS, from the exons ATGGAGCAGGAGGGGACCCACTCAGATCCGTCTCCTGATTGGGAAACCCATGGACCTCAATCTGAACTTCAAG AATCGATGTGGAAGCTTGGATTAGAggattcttcttctttttctccctACCCGGAAAGGCCCGGTGAGCCCGATTGTATTTATTTCTTGAGAACTGGTTTTTGTGGATATGGTGATCGTTGTCGTTTCAATCATCCTCGTGATCGTTCTATTTCCATG GTGGTAGGAAGTGGAAGGGATGGCGGAGGAGACTACCCTGAGCGAGCTGGTCAGCCCATTTGTCAG TATTATTTGAGAACTGGAAGTTGTAAATTTGGAACATCTTGTAAGTACCATCATCCAAGGCAAGGAGCAAGTCCTGTGAATCAGTTTGCACTCAACGTTTTGGGATATCCCTTACGTCCG GGGGAGAAAGAGTGTACGTACTACATCAAAACAGGGCAGTGTAAATTTGGGATGACCTGCAAATTTCATCATCCAGCTCCTTCCAATGTCCCGGTACCAACTGCAACACCGCCCACGCCTCTTACTACCCCTGCTATTTACTCTACTCCTACCGCTGTTCCTCAACCATATGGAATGGTCACGGGTAATTGGCCTGTTCCAAGGCCCTCTATGGTTCCAGGTTCATATATTCAAGGACCTTATGGACCAATGCTATTCTCTTCGGGTGTAGCTCCCTTTCCTGGTTGGGGGCCATACACA GGAACTACTCCTATGACCACCCCTAATACCCAGTCAGTTGGAGCCGGCCAATTTTACGGATTAATGCCACCGTCCCCTTCAGCACCTGCTTATGCTGGGCGTTATCAAGTTATCTCTTCTACAGCAAGTAATGTTTCAAAAGAACATTCATATCCACAGAGACCTGGGCAACCTGAGTGCCAGCATTACTTGAAAACAGGGGACTGCAAATTTGGTTCATCATGTAAATATCATCACCCTGCAGAATGGGGTGCTCCAGAAACATGTTCTACACTGAGCCCCATGGGTCTTCCTCTTCGCCCA GGTACTCCAACTTGTAATTACTATGCACAACATGGAGTATGCAAGTTCGGTCCCACGTGCAAGTTTGATCATCCAATGGGAACACTGAGTTACAGCCCTTCCACATCTTCTCTTTCTGATATGCCCGTAGCTCCTTATCCTGTGGGATCTTCCGTTGGAACTCTTGCTCCATCGTCCTCATCCTCAGATTTGCACGCTGAAGTAATGTCAGGGTCCAATAAAGAGTCTGCTACTACATTGTCATCCTCTGTCGGCATAGCAAATGGTTCAGTTGGCTCGATATTATCAAAAAGTGGGTCCACTCAATCTGGTCTCCAACATTCTGGTCAGAGTTCCGCTTCCGCTACATCTAGTAGCAGCAAAAGGGGTACTGGTGATGGTCGTGCTCCTAGCTAA
- the LOC130825170 gene encoding zinc finger CCCH domain-containing protein 32 isoform X2: MWKLGLEDSSSFSPYPERPGEPDCIYFLRTGFCGYGDRCRFNHPRDRSISMVVGSGRDGGGDYPERAGQPICQYYLRTGSCKFGTSCKYHHPRQGASPVNQFALNVLGYPLRPGEKECTYYIKTGQCKFGMTCKFHHPAPSNVPVPTATPPTPLTTPAIYSTPTAVPQPYGMVTGNWPVPRPSMVPGSYIQGPYGPMLFSSGVAPFPGWGPYTGTTPMTTPNTQSVGAGQFYGLMPPSPSAPAYAGRYQVISSTASNVSKEHSYPQRPGQPECQHYLKTGDCKFGSSCKYHHPAEWGAPETCSTLSPMGLPLRPGTPTCNYYAQHGVCKFGPTCKFDHPMGTLSYSPSTSSLSDMPVAPYPVGSSVGTLAPSSSSSDLHAEVMSGSNKESATTLSSSVGIANGSVGSILSKSGSTQSGLQHSGQSSASATSSSSKRGTGDGRAPS, translated from the exons ATGTGGAAGCTTGGATTAGAggattcttcttctttttctccctACCCGGAAAGGCCCGGTGAGCCCGATTGTATTTATTTCTTGAGAACTGGTTTTTGTGGATATGGTGATCGTTGTCGTTTCAATCATCCTCGTGATCGTTCTATTTCCATG GTGGTAGGAAGTGGAAGGGATGGCGGAGGAGACTACCCTGAGCGAGCTGGTCAGCCCATTTGTCAG TATTATTTGAGAACTGGAAGTTGTAAATTTGGAACATCTTGTAAGTACCATCATCCAAGGCAAGGAGCAAGTCCTGTGAATCAGTTTGCACTCAACGTTTTGGGATATCCCTTACGTCCG GGGGAGAAAGAGTGTACGTACTACATCAAAACAGGGCAGTGTAAATTTGGGATGACCTGCAAATTTCATCATCCAGCTCCTTCCAATGTCCCGGTACCAACTGCAACACCGCCCACGCCTCTTACTACCCCTGCTATTTACTCTACTCCTACCGCTGTTCCTCAACCATATGGAATGGTCACGGGTAATTGGCCTGTTCCAAGGCCCTCTATGGTTCCAGGTTCATATATTCAAGGACCTTATGGACCAATGCTATTCTCTTCGGGTGTAGCTCCCTTTCCTGGTTGGGGGCCATACACA GGAACTACTCCTATGACCACCCCTAATACCCAGTCAGTTGGAGCCGGCCAATTTTACGGATTAATGCCACCGTCCCCTTCAGCACCTGCTTATGCTGGGCGTTATCAAGTTATCTCTTCTACAGCAAGTAATGTTTCAAAAGAACATTCATATCCACAGAGACCTGGGCAACCTGAGTGCCAGCATTACTTGAAAACAGGGGACTGCAAATTTGGTTCATCATGTAAATATCATCACCCTGCAGAATGGGGTGCTCCAGAAACATGTTCTACACTGAGCCCCATGGGTCTTCCTCTTCGCCCA GGTACTCCAACTTGTAATTACTATGCACAACATGGAGTATGCAAGTTCGGTCCCACGTGCAAGTTTGATCATCCAATGGGAACACTGAGTTACAGCCCTTCCACATCTTCTCTTTCTGATATGCCCGTAGCTCCTTATCCTGTGGGATCTTCCGTTGGAACTCTTGCTCCATCGTCCTCATCCTCAGATTTGCACGCTGAAGTAATGTCAGGGTCCAATAAAGAGTCTGCTACTACATTGTCATCCTCTGTCGGCATAGCAAATGGTTCAGTTGGCTCGATATTATCAAAAAGTGGGTCCACTCAATCTGGTCTCCAACATTCTGGTCAGAGTTCCGCTTCCGCTACATCTAGTAGCAGCAAAAGGGGTACTGGTGATGGTCGTGCTCCTAGCTAA